Proteins encoded by one window of Enterococcus faecalis:
- a CDS encoding TRAP transporter large permease, translated as MALEAGIILFVVFAVLLVVGMPIGMSIAASSIATLLLVIPFEAAAFTSAQKMVSSLNSFSLVAIPFFIFSGVIMNNGGIAQKLVNFSMLFVGRVPGALAHTNVLGNALFGSISSSAIAASTAIGGVLIPQQVNEGYDRKFATAVNIASAPTGMVIPPSTAFIMYSLVAGGASISSLFLGGYLVGSLWALGIMVVAYVIAKRHNYPTVAKAKKGEVSKVLREAVPSVLLIVIIIGGILTGLFTAIEASAIAVAYSLLISMFYYKTVKINDLPKMLKEAVLMSGTIMFLLATSSMMSFAMAFTGIPEAISTAILGIIDNKYLILLLVNVVLLFVGMFMDVGPAILIFTPIFLPIVMNVGVDPVHFGLFAIMNLCVGSITPPVGTGLYVGASVGGVKAEQMLKPLVPFYLVILAILLLITYVPELVMWLPNLIS; from the coding sequence ATGGCTTTAGAAGCAGGCATTATCTTATTTGTAGTTTTTGCAGTCTTATTGGTAGTTGGTATGCCAATTGGTATGAGCATTGCGGCATCTTCAATTGCAACATTGTTATTAGTAATTCCTTTTGAAGCAGCTGCATTTACCTCAGCTCAAAAAATGGTCTCTAGTTTAAATAGTTTCTCTCTCGTAGCAATTCCGTTTTTTATTTTTTCTGGTGTGATTATGAATAATGGGGGAATTGCCCAAAAGTTGGTAAATTTTTCTATGTTATTTGTTGGTCGTGTTCCCGGCGCGCTAGCACATACTAATGTGTTAGGGAACGCATTATTTGGTTCGATTTCTAGCTCTGCAATTGCAGCATCGACTGCTATTGGTGGCGTACTAATTCCGCAACAAGTAAATGAGGGCTATGATCGGAAATTTGCAACGGCTGTAAATATTGCCTCTGCTCCTACAGGAATGGTTATTCCACCAAGTACAGCGTTTATTATGTATTCATTGGTGGCTGGTGGGGCCTCTATTTCTTCTTTATTTTTAGGAGGTTATTTGGTAGGTTCTTTGTGGGCGTTAGGAATTATGGTGGTAGCTTATGTTATTGCAAAACGTCATAATTATCCTACTGTGGCAAAAGCAAAAAAAGGAGAAGTCAGCAAGGTTCTGCGAGAAGCGGTTCCCAGTGTATTGTTAATTGTCATTATTATTGGCGGTATTTTGACGGGGTTATTTACAGCGATTGAAGCATCAGCAATTGCTGTCGCATACTCATTATTGATTTCAATGTTTTACTACAAAACAGTGAAAATAAACGATTTACCTAAAATGTTAAAAGAGGCTGTCTTGATGAGTGGAACCATTATGTTCTTGTTGGCAACTTCTTCAATGATGTCTTTTGCGATGGCTTTTACAGGGATACCAGAAGCAATCAGTACAGCTATTTTAGGAATCATAGACAATAAATACTTAATTCTACTATTAGTAAACGTTGTCCTATTGTTTGTGGGAATGTTTATGGATGTTGGTCCAGCTATTTTGATTTTTACGCCAATCTTTTTACCAATTGTTATGAATGTTGGGGTGGATCCAGTTCATTTTGGTTTATTTGCGATTATGAACTTGTGTGTTGGTTCAATTACACCACCTGTTGGAACAGGATTATATGTTGGTGCTAGTGTTGGGGGTGTTAAAGCTGAGCAAATGCTGAAACCACTAGTTCCATTTTATCTGGTAATCTTAGCAATTTTACTTTTAATCACATATGTACCTGAACTTGTCATGTGGTTACCAAATCTAATTTCTTAA
- a CDS encoding helix-turn-helix domain-containing protein, which yields MDYWEKADYSWSDDSKRHILTPSSKSRTLFYYIQEIGQFKASRPYYTERAHLPSYLIKFTLNGTGELRYRYHTYSLQRGDLFFIDCRDYQYYQATSEEPWEMDWIHFEGGNSGAFFQEFMKNGSPVFSTNQLPEDNPIHLIIQQLLQLQDLQHAQTDYQSSVLIHQLLNELLLQKYRQDFTYETIPSLVLEMKAYIDQHFKETISLEDLAQLFHLNKYQLNKEFSKYIGLPPIKYQISKKISYSKDLLRYSNQTMKEIAVDVGLENYAYFSRLFKKRTGLTPSQYRKSGF from the coding sequence ATGGATTATTGGGAAAAAGCCGACTACTCTTGGTCAGACGATTCTAAGCGACATATTTTGACACCTAGCAGCAAAAGTCGCACACTTTTTTATTACATACAGGAAATTGGACAGTTTAAAGCCTCGCGCCCTTATTATACGGAGCGGGCACATTTACCATCATACTTAATTAAATTCACGCTAAATGGTACTGGGGAATTACGCTATCGTTATCATACATACAGCTTACAGAGAGGTGATTTATTCTTTATTGACTGTCGGGATTATCAATACTATCAAGCAACCAGCGAAGAGCCTTGGGAAATGGACTGGATTCATTTTGAAGGAGGAAATTCTGGTGCTTTTTTCCAAGAATTTATGAAAAATGGTTCACCAGTTTTCTCCACTAATCAGCTTCCAGAAGATAATCCTATTCATTTAATCATTCAGCAATTATTACAATTACAAGATTTACAACATGCGCAAACTGATTACCAATCTTCCGTCTTAATTCATCAATTACTGAACGAATTATTGTTGCAAAAGTATCGTCAAGACTTTACCTACGAAACGATTCCATCATTGGTTTTGGAAATGAAAGCTTACATTGATCAACATTTCAAAGAAACAATTTCTTTAGAAGACTTGGCTCAACTCTTTCATTTAAATAAATATCAATTGAACAAAGAGTTCTCCAAATACATTGGATTACCGCCAATTAAATATCAAATTAGTAAAAAAATTTCTTATTCAAAAGATTTACTACGCTATTCTAATCAAACAATGAAAGAAATTGCTGTAGATGTTGGTTTAGAAAACTATGCCTACTTTAGTCGATTATTTAAAAAGCGAACTGGATTAACTCCTAGTCAATACCGTAAAAGTGGCTTCTAA
- the rhaB gene encoding rhamnulokinase, with amino-acid sequence MKGLTTINKVKKEQVEKRTYLAVDIGASSGRIMKSQRLANGQITIEEIHRFKNGFHQKDGYQRWDMASLVHELLLGLQKVKQLGIKECFIGIDTWGVDYCLLDQSGQLLDEPIAYRDGRTEAAVTNFSKGYSLEKLYQQTGIQVQPFNTIFQLFVEEKERLAAASQLLLIPDYLGYVFTGKAVIEATNASTTQLLNAGMKQWESELLDFLGIDETLFPTLVEPGTILGDLQTAAFPDYDLPNATLITIASHDTASAILGTPGIGDDWAYISSGTWSLLGIETTVTTISAEAFQENYTNEWGAQNTIRFLKNIMGMWLIQEVARHQNYQYSYAELAALAEKEPAFQQFIDVNDPRFLNPGNMITELQAYCRETQQTVPESPGELARCIYDNLALCYSVELEKLAQLTGIERKITTLHVVGGGSNNRLLNQLTADVANVTVKAGPGEATALGNLLMQMIATGELKDIPAARTCIQTSFPTEIYQANPIDSTIKNRYQAFMKRSSL; translated from the coding sequence GTGAAAGGATTGACAACTATCAACAAAGTGAAAAAAGAACAAGTTGAAAAACGAACCTATTTAGCGGTTGATATTGGCGCTTCTAGCGGTCGCATAATGAAAAGTCAACGCTTAGCGAATGGTCAGATAACAATAGAAGAAATTCATCGTTTTAAAAATGGTTTTCATCAAAAAGATGGGTATCAACGTTGGGATATGGCTAGTTTAGTTCATGAGTTACTGCTTGGTCTGCAAAAAGTTAAACAATTAGGTATCAAGGAATGCTTTATTGGAATTGATACTTGGGGTGTTGACTATTGTCTGCTGGATCAATCTGGACAACTTTTGGACGAACCGATTGCTTATCGAGATGGACGGACAGAAGCAGCTGTAACAAATTTTTCAAAAGGCTATTCATTAGAAAAATTGTACCAACAAACGGGGATTCAAGTTCAACCTTTTAATACCATTTTTCAGTTATTTGTAGAGGAAAAGGAACGTTTGGCTGCAGCCAGCCAATTGTTGTTAATCCCTGATTACTTAGGTTATGTCTTTACTGGAAAAGCAGTCATCGAAGCCACCAACGCCTCCACCACGCAACTGTTGAATGCTGGAATGAAACAATGGGAAAGTGAATTACTGGATTTCCTAGGAATTGATGAAACACTATTTCCAACATTAGTAGAGCCAGGCACGATTTTAGGCGACCTGCAAACAGCGGCTTTTCCAGACTATGATTTACCAAATGCAACGTTGATTACGATAGCTAGTCATGATACAGCTTCAGCAATTTTAGGTACGCCAGGCATTGGCGATGACTGGGCGTACATTAGCAGTGGTACTTGGTCTTTATTAGGCATTGAAACGACTGTTACAACAATTTCTGCTGAAGCTTTCCAAGAAAATTACACGAATGAATGGGGCGCCCAGAACACAATTCGTTTCTTAAAAAATATTATGGGTATGTGGCTAATTCAAGAAGTGGCACGGCACCAAAACTACCAATATAGCTATGCTGAATTGGCCGCCTTAGCTGAAAAAGAACCAGCATTTCAACAATTTATTGATGTAAATGATCCTCGTTTTTTAAATCCGGGAAATATGATTACTGAATTACAAGCCTATTGCCGTGAAACACAACAAACAGTTCCTGAAAGCCCTGGTGAACTCGCTCGTTGTATTTATGATAATTTAGCATTGTGTTACAGCGTAGAACTAGAAAAATTAGCTCAATTAACAGGAATCGAACGGAAAATTACAACTTTACATGTTGTCGGTGGTGGTTCCAATAATCGTTTATTGAACCAGCTAACTGCTGATGTTGCTAATGTTACAGTGAAAGCGGGACCTGGGGAAGCAACTGCTTTAGGTAATCTTTTGATGCAGATGATTGCAACAGGTGAACTTAAAGATATTCCAGCAGCTCGTACTTGTATCCAAACATCTTTTCCCACGGAAATCTATCAAGCAAATCCAATTGATTCAACAATAAAAAATCGCTATCAAGCATTTATGAAAAGGAGCTCATTATGA
- the rhaA gene encoding L-rhamnose isomerase, producing MTTITQKYEEAKEKYASIDVDTEAVLEKMADVKISMHVWQGDDVRGFLSEDELSGGISVTGNYPGVARSPQQLRQDLEKAFSLIPGKHKLNLHAIYLDTEERVDLNELEPKHFEPWVTWAKENGLGLDFNPTFFSHPMYRDGFTLAHPNPQVRDFWIEHGKRSRRIAEYFGRELGQVAVNNFWVPDGFKDNPVDRLTPRKRLMASLDEIFSEEIDPAYTVDAVESKLFGIGSEAYTVGSHEFYMGYGLTRNKLICLDAGHFHPTEVISNKLSSLSLFGEGMLLHVSRPVRWDSDHVVIMDDELQEIAKELVRNDLLGKTHVGLDFFDATINRVAAWVIGTRNTQKALMKAMLEPTNVLKEAELIGDFTTRLALTEELKDFPFADIWNYYCQENHVPIGLDWLTDVQEYEKVILPTRQLPTGKDSCRFS from the coding sequence ATGACAACCATTACACAAAAATATGAAGAAGCGAAAGAAAAATATGCTAGTATTGACGTAGATACCGAAGCTGTATTGGAAAAAATGGCTGATGTCAAAATTTCAATGCATGTGTGGCAAGGAGATGATGTGAGAGGCTTCTTAAGTGAGGATGAACTTTCTGGCGGTATTTCAGTTACAGGGAATTATCCAGGCGTTGCTCGAAGTCCCCAGCAACTACGTCAAGATTTAGAAAAAGCGTTTTCTTTAATTCCAGGAAAACACAAATTGAATTTGCATGCTATTTATTTAGACACAGAGGAAAGGGTGGATTTAAACGAACTGGAACCAAAGCATTTTGAACCATGGGTGACTTGGGCAAAAGAAAATGGCTTAGGATTGGACTTTAATCCAACCTTTTTCTCGCATCCAATGTACCGCGATGGCTTTACTTTAGCTCATCCGAATCCGCAAGTTCGAGACTTTTGGATTGAGCATGGGAAACGTTCACGAAGAATTGCTGAATATTTTGGAAGAGAATTAGGACAAGTAGCTGTCAATAACTTTTGGGTGCCAGATGGCTTTAAAGATAACCCAGTTGATCGTTTAACGCCGAGAAAGCGGCTAATGGCTTCGCTAGATGAAATTTTTTCAGAGGAAATTGATCCAGCTTATACAGTTGATGCAGTGGAAAGTAAGCTCTTTGGGATTGGTTCAGAAGCCTATACAGTTGGGTCTCATGAATTTTATATGGGCTACGGTTTAACGCGGAATAAATTAATTTGTTTAGATGCTGGTCATTTTCATCCAACAGAAGTGATTTCTAATAAGTTATCTTCATTATCCTTATTTGGCGAAGGAATGCTATTACATGTCAGTCGTCCAGTTCGCTGGGATAGTGACCACGTTGTCATTATGGATGATGAATTGCAAGAAATTGCCAAGGAGTTAGTTCGCAATGATTTATTAGGAAAAACACACGTGGGCTTAGATTTCTTTGATGCCACAATCAATCGTGTTGCCGCTTGGGTGATTGGCACCCGCAATACACAAAAAGCGTTAATGAAAGCGATGCTTGAGCCAACAAACGTCTTAAAAGAAGCTGAATTGATAGGAGATTTTACCACACGTTTAGCCTTAACGGAAGAGTTAAAAGACTTTCCATTTGCCGATATCTGGAACTACTACTGTCAAGAAAATCACGTACCTATCGGCTTAGATTGGTTAACGGATGTTCAAGAATACGAAAAAGTGATTTTACCAACTCGTCAATTGCCAACAGGTAAAGATAGTTGTCGTTTTTCATAA
- the rhaD gene encoding rhamnulose-1-phosphate aldolase: protein MKKMNVLQAPFVEEMVKTTKNLYRLGWDERNGGNISYLLKEEEILPFLNPTQVLRKIPMKFDATKLAGKYFIVTGSGKYFKNVCDAPSENLGILRVSENGQELELLWGLEDEAVPTSELPSHFMSHIARLAVDPENRIVMHNHASHLLAMSFTHELDEKVFTRTLWQMCTECLVVFPDGVGIIPWLVPGTNEIGVATAEKMKESRLVLWPQHGIYGTGRDMDEVFGLIETAEKAAEVYTYVCAQGGVRQTISDADLWRLAEAFGVTPKVGYLEEKVSKRRKL, encoded by the coding sequence ATGAAAAAAATGAACGTGTTACAAGCACCATTTGTGGAAGAAATGGTCAAAACGACCAAAAATTTATATCGTTTAGGTTGGGATGAACGAAATGGCGGAAATATTTCGTATTTATTAAAAGAGGAGGAGATTTTACCTTTTCTAAATCCAACACAAGTGCTCCGAAAGATTCCAATGAAATTTGATGCAACGAAATTAGCAGGAAAATATTTTATCGTGACAGGCTCAGGAAAATATTTTAAAAATGTCTGTGATGCACCAAGCGAAAACTTAGGGATCTTACGAGTTAGTGAAAATGGCCAGGAATTAGAACTATTGTGGGGCTTAGAAGATGAAGCTGTGCCAACGAGTGAATTACCTAGCCATTTTATGAGCCATATTGCTCGTTTAGCTGTTGATCCAGAAAATCGCATTGTCATGCATAATCATGCGAGTCATTTATTAGCAATGAGTTTTACTCACGAATTAGATGAAAAAGTCTTTACTAGAACATTATGGCAAATGTGTACCGAATGTTTAGTAGTATTTCCAGACGGTGTTGGTATTATTCCATGGTTGGTTCCTGGAACGAATGAAATTGGTGTAGCAACGGCTGAAAAAATGAAAGAATCTCGTTTGGTTTTATGGCCGCAACATGGTATTTATGGTACTGGCCGTGATATGGATGAAGTATTTGGTTTAATTGAAACTGCTGAAAAAGCCGCTGAAGTGTACACTTATGTTTGTGCGCAAGGAGGCGTTCGCCAAACAATTTCAGATGCAGATTTATGGCGCTTAGCAGAAGCGTTTGGTGTGACACCGAAAGTTGGCTATTTGGAAGAGAAAGTATCAAAACGGAGAAAGCTATGA
- the rhaM gene encoding L-rhamnose mutarotase, which yields MIKKAFCMQVYPDQHAEYQRRHEKLWPEMRQMLKEHGVIKYQIFLNTETSTLFGYLEIEDEARWEQIALTPINQKWWNYMEDIMETNPDCSPVTAELKKVFEL from the coding sequence ATGATAAAAAAAGCCTTTTGTATGCAAGTATATCCTGATCAACATGCCGAATATCAACGACGTCATGAGAAGTTATGGCCAGAAATGCGTCAAATGCTGAAAGAACATGGGGTAATTAAGTATCAAATTTTTTTAAATACTGAAACCAGTACACTTTTTGGTTATTTAGAAATAGAAGATGAAGCTCGCTGGGAGCAAATAGCACTGACACCAATCAATCAAAAATGGTGGAACTATATGGAAGATATTATGGAAACAAATCCTGATTGCTCGCCAGTGACGGCTGAATTAAAAAAAGTTTTTGAACTATAA
- a CDS encoding AraC family transcriptional regulator encodes MISDQYEIFHVKDMVSPEKTIYHYHDFYEVHCTLKGVATFFLDGHQFDVEAGTVLLIHYHDLHRIIKQSTDNFERMYIFLTPDFLQQRSSKRTNLSACFQHFGQRRSKVIKVDVAKLANYLTPLDHSPLPEEYGADVRYEQQLLDFLIYLNQLVLKEENESQPKQMIENERIEAMITYISQNLDQPLTLEQMEKNFFVTKYYVTREFKKHTGFTFHQFVLKKKLLYAKQLLKEYRSASDVYLKCGFKSYPHFLKSFKKEFNMTPKEFLVKHKNNQIIHFDHYEESIKKVRLE; translated from the coding sequence ATGATTTCAGATCAATATGAGATCTTTCATGTAAAAGATATGGTCAGTCCAGAAAAAACCATCTATCATTACCACGATTTTTATGAAGTCCATTGTACGTTAAAAGGGGTAGCAACGTTCTTTTTAGATGGACATCAATTTGATGTTGAAGCAGGGACCGTTTTACTCATTCATTATCATGATTTACATCGAATTATTAAGCAGAGTACTGATAATTTTGAACGGATGTATATTTTTTTAACACCTGATTTTTTACAACAACGATCTAGTAAACGGACAAACTTGTCTGCTTGTTTTCAACATTTTGGTCAGCGTCGTAGTAAAGTTATCAAAGTGGATGTAGCAAAATTAGCAAACTACTTGACCCCGTTAGATCATTCTCCTTTGCCAGAAGAATATGGTGCGGATGTTCGTTATGAACAACAACTGTTAGACTTTTTAATTTACTTAAATCAATTAGTTCTGAAAGAAGAGAATGAGAGCCAACCAAAACAAATGATTGAAAATGAACGAATTGAAGCAATGATTACCTACATTTCTCAAAATTTGGATCAACCATTAACCTTAGAACAGATGGAAAAAAATTTTTTTGTGACTAAGTATTATGTAACGCGGGAATTTAAGAAACATACAGGATTTACTTTCCATCAATTTGTGCTGAAAAAGAAACTACTTTACGCTAAACAGTTATTAAAAGAATATCGCAGTGCTAGTGATGTTTACCTGAAATGTGGATTTAAATCATATCCACACTTTTTGAAATCTTTTAAAAAAGAGTTTAATATGACACCGAAAGAATTTTTGGTGAAACATAAGAATAATCAGATCATTCATTTTGATCATTACGAAGAATCTATCAAGAAAGTGAGGCTTGAATAA
- a CDS encoding sugar phosphate isomerase/epimerase family protein, which translates to MLTLAVRAHDVGTKISPVELAKKIAETNITSIQFALGISYPEYASAAVLSPGLGSQLKNIFEDEKITISVLSCYINLIHPDLEEREKRLHQFETYIRYASMFGAKIVATETGSIYETIYYTEDNYTEEAYEEVLFSVRRLCREAEKYGIIVGIEPGINHPIHTIEKMQRLIDEVASTNLGIILDPTNLIRVDIDKTYLEIVEEAFECFGEKIVAFHLKDFIIRNQQIFPVAIGEGQVPLKETIQFLNKHKPGLFTIFEETPFEKIASAYQKVSQYHSI; encoded by the coding sequence ATGTTGACACTTGCAGTACGTGCCCATGATGTTGGCACCAAAATATCTCCTGTGGAATTGGCTAAAAAAATTGCTGAAACGAACATAACTTCAATTCAATTTGCCTTAGGTATTTCTTATCCAGAATATGCAAGTGCTGCTGTTCTATCTCCAGGACTAGGAAGCCAATTGAAGAATATTTTCGAAGATGAAAAGATTACGATTAGTGTCCTAAGTTGTTATATTAATCTGATTCATCCAGATTTAGAAGAGCGAGAAAAACGACTTCATCAATTTGAAACATACATTCGTTACGCTTCAATGTTTGGGGCAAAAATCGTTGCAACTGAAACAGGCAGTATATATGAAACGATTTATTACACTGAAGATAATTATACAGAAGAAGCCTACGAAGAAGTTTTATTTTCTGTTAGAAGATTATGTCGAGAAGCTGAAAAGTATGGGATAATTGTTGGGATTGAACCAGGAATCAATCATCCAATTCATACAATTGAAAAAATGCAACGATTGATTGACGAGGTTGCTTCAACTAATTTAGGCATTATTTTGGATCCTACCAACTTAATTCGAGTGGATATAGATAAAACGTATTTGGAAATAGTAGAAGAAGCGTTTGAGTGTTTTGGTGAAAAAATCGTTGCTTTTCATTTGAAAGATTTCATTATAAGAAATCAGCAGATATTTCCGGTAGCCATTGGCGAAGGGCAGGTACCTCTTAAAGAAACCATTCAATTTCTGAATAAACATAAGCCCGGACTGTTCACTATTTTTGAGGAAACACCATTTGAAAAAATAGCAAGTGCCTATCAAAAAGTTTCGCAATATCATTCTATTTAG
- a CDS encoding peptide MFS transporter — MSDKEQLEKLDKSFLGQPKGLATLFFTEMWERFSYYGMRAILMYYIYDTVANGGLGLPKATALAIMSIYGSMVFMSSIIGGWVSDRVLGSRKTVFIGGLLIIAGHIVLATPFGVPALFVSIMLIVFGTGMLKPNVSGMVGHLYSKTDLRRDAGFSIFYMGINIGALIAPLVVGTLGQEYNYHLGFSVAAVGMFFGLLQYYFQGRKSLAGIGQAPTNPMSKEEQKKFAKAFMLAIVVALLIFGGAYVTGHLTIDFFINTISVLGILLPVYYFSKMLTSKDVTAEEKPKVLAYLPLFLAAIVFWSLEEQGSSILALFANERTQTSLFGFPIAASWFQSLNPVFVVILTPIFVTLWTKLGKRQPSTVVKFSLGLVFAGLSFVLLMLPGLLYGTEGRVSPLWLFFSFFIMIVGEMCLSPVGLSITTKLAPKAFEAQTVAIWLLADAASQAINAQIARFYTPGTESAYFGIVGLVAVVAGILLFIVKKPIQNLMGDVR; from the coding sequence ATGAGTGACAAAGAACAACTTGAGAAATTAGACAAATCCTTTCTGGGACAACCGAAAGGACTAGCAACACTGTTCTTCACAGAAATGTGGGAACGTTTCAGTTACTACGGCATGCGTGCTATTCTAATGTATTATATTTACGATACCGTAGCCAATGGCGGTTTAGGTCTCCCCAAAGCAACTGCCTTAGCCATCATGTCCATTTATGGATCAATGGTTTTCATGTCCAGTATCATTGGCGGTTGGGTCTCTGACCGTGTCTTAGGTTCAAGGAAAACTGTTTTTATTGGTGGTTTGTTAATCATTGCTGGACATATTGTTCTCGCTACCCCATTTGGTGTCCCCGCCTTATTCGTTTCTATTATGTTGATTGTGTTCGGGACTGGGATGTTAAAACCAAACGTTTCAGGGATGGTTGGCCATCTTTATTCAAAAACTGACTTACGTAGAGATGCAGGCTTCTCCATTTTTTACATGGGGATTAATATCGGAGCCTTAATCGCTCCCCTTGTTGTCGGAACTTTAGGACAAGAATATAATTATCATTTAGGCTTTTCAGTTGCCGCAGTAGGGATGTTCTTCGGGCTACTACAATATTATTTCCAAGGACGTAAATCTCTGGCTGGAATTGGTCAGGCCCCAACTAATCCAATGTCTAAAGAAGAGCAAAAGAAATTTGCTAAAGCATTTATGTTGGCAATTGTCGTTGCTTTACTTATTTTTGGTGGCGCCTATGTCACAGGACATTTAACAATTGATTTCTTTATTAATACCATCAGCGTGTTAGGAATCCTGTTACCAGTTTATTATTTCAGCAAAATGTTAACGTCTAAAGATGTCACTGCTGAAGAAAAACCAAAAGTTCTGGCTTACTTGCCATTATTCTTAGCAGCAATTGTTTTCTGGTCATTGGAAGAACAAGGTTCGTCTATTCTTGCTCTATTTGCAAATGAACGGACGCAAACGAGTTTGTTTGGCTTCCCGATTGCCGCTAGCTGGTTCCAATCATTAAATCCTGTATTCGTAGTTATTTTGACCCCTATTTTTGTTACATTATGGACAAAACTAGGTAAACGTCAACCATCAACAGTTGTGAAGTTTTCACTAGGGCTAGTCTTTGCTGGTCTTTCCTTCGTCTTATTAATGTTGCCAGGTCTACTTTATGGTACCGAAGGACGGGTGAGTCCACTTTGGTTATTCTTTAGTTTCTTCATTATGATTGTCGGAGAAATGTGTTTATCTCCCGTTGGCTTATCGATTACTACAAAATTAGCACCGAAAGCTTTCGAAGCTCAAACCGTTGCTATTTGGTTATTAGCAGATGCCGCTTCACAAGCCATTAACGCTCAAATTGCTCGTTTCTATACACCTGGAACAGAGTCAGCATATTTTGGGATTGTCGGACTTGTAGCTGTCGTTGCCGGGATTCTCTTATTCATTGTGAAAAAACCAATCCAAAACTTAATGGGTGACGTCCGTTAA
- a CDS encoding LysM peptidoglycan-binding domain-containing protein — protein MKSIKTILLGTTLAAGLGLFLGTDANAESLYTVKAGDTLSTISHQFAGDNSLIQKIASDNKLPNLDLIFEGEQLVIRSEKEVANTPAPAVEVAPVQQVVEQPVAQPVQQEVQQPVAQEVAQPAAPAASSDAKEWIAQRESSGSYDATNGQYIGRYQLSASYLNGDYSPANQERVADQYVAGRYGSWDAAKSFWLANGWY, from the coding sequence ATGAAATCAATCAAAACGATTTTACTTGGAACAACTTTGGCCGCAGGTTTAGGATTATTCTTAGGAACAGACGCAAACGCAGAAAGCTTATATACAGTTAAAGCAGGAGATACTTTATCAACAATTTCTCATCAATTTGCAGGAGACAATAGCTTAATTCAAAAAATTGCTTCTGATAACAAATTGCCAAACCTTGATTTAATTTTTGAAGGAGAACAATTAGTTATTCGTTCAGAAAAAGAAGTTGCTAATACTCCAGCACCAGCTGTAGAAGTTGCACCAGTTCAACAAGTAGTTGAACAACCTGTTGCACAACCAGTACAACAAGAAGTACAACAACCTGTTGCTCAAGAAGTAGCGCAACCAGCAGCACCTGCCGCAAGCAGTGATGCAAAAGAGTGGATTGCACAACGTGAATCTAGTGGTTCTTACGATGCAACAAACGGTCAGTATATCGGTCGTTACCAATTATCTGCCTCTTATTTAAATGGTGACTATTCACCTGCCAACCAAGAACGCGTGGCAGATCAGTACGTAGCAGGTCGCTATGGTTCATGGGATGCAGCTAAATCATTCTGGTTAGCAAATGGTTGGTACTAA
- a CDS encoding PaaI family thioesterase, producing the protein MITIHLLEYLGITIQQVSAEKCQLTLTVKDVHKQPYGLVHGGLNGVLIETACSLGANENVPENTFAVGIDLQVNHLRSVHDGSLTVIATPDHSGKTLQVWEAKIYNADHQLTSVGRCTLTNRQKKQ; encoded by the coding sequence CTGATTACTATTCATCTTTTAGAGTATTTAGGCATCACGATTCAACAGGTTTCTGCTGAGAAATGTCAGCTTACTTTAACGGTAAAAGACGTGCATAAACAACCCTATGGCCTTGTCCACGGGGGCTTAAACGGCGTCTTAATTGAAACTGCCTGTAGTTTAGGTGCGAACGAAAACGTTCCTGAAAACACTTTTGCTGTCGGCATAGACTTACAAGTAAATCATCTTCGTAGTGTCCATGATGGTAGCCTTACCGTGATTGCGACACCCGATCACTCGGGAAAGACCCTTCAAGTTTGGGAAGCAAAAATATATAACGCAGACCACCAATTGACGAGCGTGGGGCGTTGTACCTTAACAAATCGACAAAAAAAACAGTAA